The sequence TCCCTGCAAGTCCAGGGAAGCCCAGCCCCCAGCAGCTGTGGGAACTCCTGGGGACAGGCCATCTTGCTATCAGAACAGCAAGGCTTCACACTGGTTCCACAGCTCCAGGTTGGGTTCCAAGATGGGGATGTCTAGGGACATCCTCTGCCCCTGGAGAAAGATCCAGAAACTCAAAGCACCACACCACCTCTTTGGCTCCACCATCCAAAGGTGAGAAATGCCAACAGCAGAGTCCAGGTGGGAGTCTGGTGCAGTTatcaaatggatttttaaaataccccatagaaataaaagagcaaaaagaaaagatagaaaccaACCCCAAAGTGGTTACACATCACCACCTCTTGATGGCTCCAGCCCAGGGGTGAGGGCTCCATTGCCAGTGGGACCCCCACTCCCTCACTGGCATCAGACATAATTCTTGGTGGGGTACTCAGAGGGCCCCCGAGAGGTGGTATGCGGGACAGACACTGAGTAGCGGGCCATGTAATTGCTGGAGCCTCGGGAACCCCCAGAAGGACAGGTGCAGCACAGCAGCCCCCCGCCCAGCAACAAAAGGCCCGAGGCTGCCCAGCCCAGGTAGAGGGAGGCCCCTAGCTCCCGCTTTTGGGCCTCAGCCACCAGGGGGTTGTAGAAGTCCTGGATGATGGCATTGGCAGTCCAGCAGATGGGGATCAGGGTCAGGACCCCTGATATGAGGAAGATGATTCCAGAGGTGAGCACCAGGCGGGCCTTAGAGTCCTTGTCCTCCACACAGGTGGTACACTTGGCTCCAGCAAGGTAGACCAGCAGGCCGAGCAGGACCACAAGGAGGGTGATGACACAGAGGGCACGTGCAGCCTGCAGGTCCTGGGGCAGGGCCAGCAGAGAATCGTACACCTTGCACTGCATCTGCCCGGTGCTCTGCACCACGCAGGACATCCACAGGCCCTCCCACACCACCTGGGCCACCACGATGCTGTTGCCGATGAAGGCAGTCACCTTCCACATGGGCAGGGCGCAGGACACCAGGGCATTCACCCAGCCCAGCAGTGTCAGGATGATTCCCAGGATTTGCAGACCAGCAGAGGCCATGGTGATGTTGAAGGAGCTGCATTACATTGGGGGACAGAAGCAGTGCTAAGACTGGCTGGCTCAGACCTCATGCCACATGCGTTGCCCACACAGGACACCAAGAGCATGCACCCTGGGAGTTGGTCAACATGTCCTGCAACATGGGCAGGACACACtccctgagcctcattttctcatGGGCAAAATGAACATTGAATGCTTTAGCATTTATCTGTCTCCCTGGTGAATAAGCAAGCAACCCTGTCCCAGCAGTTCTGAGTGCAAATGATAGGCAAGAGTATAAAGCCTGTGTGAATGCCAGTCCTCAGCCTTAGCCACTTTTGAGTACATTTTATCAAGCAGCAAAGTGGCAAAAAGCAGAACATACAGAGTGCAATTTCCAGGTGGTTTCTGTGAGGAACACAGATGGCGATCTGGCTCTAGCCATGAGCTTCAGGCTCAAAACTTGTCAGTTTCAGCACTAAGACTGGACATCCCAAGCTTCCTTCCACCACCCAGTGTTCAAACCCCTCACCCCACATTGGTTCCATACTCCAGGCTGGTTGATCTTAAAATCTAGAGTcctaggggccagcccgtggctcgcttgggagagcgtggtgctgataacaccaagtcaagggttaagatccccttactagtcatctttaaaaaaaagaaagaaagaaagaaagaaaatctagagTCCCAAGCCtggccctcccccaccctccatgAGGCCCAGGCTTCTCACACCAGGTGGCTGGCACACCTGGTCAGGCCCCTCCAGGCccggcccagccccagccccagccaatCCCTGGAGGGGCAAGAGAGATGAAATAATCCTCCAACCCGAAAGCAGTTCCTTTCCCAAGGCCACCCACTGACTCTCTTGAGTCCTGCCCTCTACACTCCCCTAGGGGCCAGAGAGCATACCCTCAAGGTTGGgggcattttctcattttcttgtgtCATGCTAGGGTCCAATCGGGGCACAACTTCCCTAAAAGGAGCTGAGCCAGTTTCTCCACCGCCACCCTGGTCTGCACTCGTGTCCCTTCATATCCCACCACCTGTTGGAGGTCGCCCCGGCGATCAGTTCTGCTCAAGGCCCTGCTGTGGCTTCGCATTGCCCAAAGTTCTTCGTGCGCACGGCTTGGACCTAAACTTGGCGCCGGCGCCAGCAGTGCGGCCCGACGGCAGGCTCTCACTTCTCCTTTGCTGTCCTGCCCCAGTAGGCCGAGCTCACGACCTCTGGGGAGATTGGCCGGGCCAGGCCAGCACGCTCTGCCCCAGCGCCCAGGTCCGCCAATCACTCCTCTGGCCAAGTTAGGGCCGGGGCTACGCCAATCTAGGCATCCCCGGCCTCTCTCCTCTGAGCGCGCCCCTGGCCTCACTCCCTTCCCTTTCCACACACTGCAGCCCCGGCTCTGTCCAAGGGACCGCCACCCCAGCCTGGGAGCCGCGTCCCCGGGAGGGGTTTAAAGGCGGCGCTGGCAGCAGGGTCCGCTCCCGcaggtgagggggaggggagcccCGCCGCAGAGAGGCAaggcaggtgggggaggggcgcCCGGGGTATCGAAGCTTTTGTcccggggaggggggaggggcgtTTAACCCTTCCGGAGCCGCCGTAGGACCCGATCGCCGCGGTGGCTTCGCGCAGCCCTACAGCCCAGGGACTCGCTGAGCCGAACCAGGAGCGGAGCCTAGGTTCTCCACGGGCACGCCCACCCACGCGGCCATGACCCCTGCGCTTGGCTCTGAGAGGCGACTCCCCTTTACCTTCCCAACACGCACACTTCCCCCAAGCTCACCTGCGAGAGACACCAGGGAAATTCTTAGGCTGagtgtggggatgggggaggagacAGGGGTCTTAAAGAAGCGGTGACGTCAGTGGACCACCGCCCCAGGGGAGGGGCAGAGACCCCGGCCCGGACCGCACCGGGCGCAGGAATCCCGGCCTCGTCAGAGGGGGGCGCTCGAAACGAGGGCCCGGGTGCGGAGACCCCTGGCCGACTACAGGACCCACGGACGGTCAGGGCGCAGGGCGCGGAGCCAAGCGGAGCTGGAGTCTCGGCCCCGCCACTTACTAGCATCGTGACCTCTGGAACACACCTAAcgttcctgagcctcagtttcctactcTGCAAAATGGAGGCAACAAACTGCACTTTAGTATGTAACTACCTGTAAGGTACAAACTGAACGACACATTATTTTTGTGTAATTGTTATGCCCCCGGGGCCCTTAAGAAAGCTGCGGTATTGTTTCGTGTCTGAGTCCCCCTACCCCACACCTCCGGGACTTGATCACCGAGAGGGCAGAGACCGGGTCTGCGTTCCTGGAGGTCCCGGCGGTTTATTGAACGAATGACCGAGTGCCGCTGGCCGGTCGGGGCGGGGCGCGCGGAGGCGAGGGCTCCGCCCCGgaaggcgggggcggggcggggccgctGCCCCGGGTCCCGGCCGCGGGCGGCGGGAGCAGACAGCAGCGGCCGCGGGACGCGCAGCATGGCTCAGGGCTCTCCGCCTCCGCTGCGGCGCCTCCTCGCGTTGGGGCTCGCGTTGACGCTGCTACGCGCCACGGCCGGGGAGCAGGCTCCAGGTACGCGGGGCGCAGGGCCGCGGGGGACCCCCACGCCGGGGATCGGGAGCCGGATTGGCTGCCTGGAGGATGGAGCGGAAATGGGGGGACCAGGCGGATGGGGGGATCTGGGGTCAGATGGTCTTGAGACACCGCGCTCCCTTCTGAGAGAGGTCTCATCGCGTTCCAAGCGTTAGCCGCAGCCCGGGCCTCAGTTGCCCTGCCTGTCCAGTCGGGGTGGGGGGACTTGTGTCCCGAACGTCCGGACTGGAAGTGGAGAAAGAAAGTAAGTTTGAGGGCGGGATGTTTAGTCTGGTGAGCGGGCACGCCCCCAGCCTGGTCAGTACTGGCTCTGCCCAGCCCCGATGACTGAAGATTCGGGGTGGGGGTCGTCGAGAGGCACAGGGGTCTGTGCCCTCTATACCATGTGGGGTGCCCCCTTCCATCCGGTGACTTCAGTGCCCAGCTATGCGGGGGGAGGGACCGGGGTCGGGCCTGGTGCCCAGGAGTGAGTCACCCGCCGGCGGCGGGGGGGTTGTGGGGACCTGACCCCCCCCAGCGTTCCGCGCTacggccccccccccccagcgTTGCCGTGTCCCGGTCGGGCCGTGCGGTCACCTGTGAGGAATGCGGAGGGGAGGGCGCCGGTGACTCATGTTATTCGAGCCGGCCGACCCTGACCTCAGCCCCCAAAATAGCTGccgccccgcccccagcctcTGACCCACGGCCCCCTCCCCAGGCACTGCACCCTGTTCTCGCGGCAGCTCCTGGAGCTCGGACCTCGACAAGTGCATGGACTGCGCTTCGTGCCCGGCGCGACCGCACAGCGACTTCTGCCTGGGCTGTGAGTGGGGGGCGGGGCCAGTAGCAAGTGGACCCCAGACAGGAGGAGAGGGTTGCTGGGGCGGAGAGCGGGACAGAGGGCTTCGGATGTAGGAAATTATTCGGGGCGGGAGGAGGCGGGAGTGGGGAAGGGTCTTCAATCAGGGTGAGGGCCGTGATAAAGGGAAGGCTTGAGGCTTAGTTCTAGGGAGCGGGGCTGATCCGGAGAGGGGCGAGGTCTAACTTTGAGTCCCGCCCCCAGGTGCTACAGCACCTCCTACCCCCTTCCCTCTGCTTTGGCCCATCCTGGGGGGCGCCCTGAGCCTGGCTCTCGTGCTGGGGCTGCTTTCTGGCTTCCTCGTCTGGAGACGGTGCCGCAGGAGAGAGAAGTTTACCAGTAAGTGTGCTCCGGCCCGCCCGCCCCTATCACTCCCCGACATTTACCCCTCTCATGACGACCCCACCTCTTATCTTGCAGCCCCAATAGAAGAGACTGGTGGAGAGGGCTGCCCAGGCGTGGCGCTGATCCAGTGACACTGAGCGCCCCCTGCCAGCCCGGGCCGCGCCtactcatcattcattcattcattcattctggaGCCAGCCCCTGCCTCCCAGACACAGCCTGAGCCAGGCTCCTCCAACCacaaggggggtggggagaggaggtgaATCACCTCTGAGGCCTGGACCCAGGGTTCAGGGGAGCCTTCCAAGGTGTCTTATTGCCCTGTCTTTGGCTCCAAGACAGAAAAGGAGCCTGATGCTGGCTCACACAAACCCGCTGACACTAAGGAACTGCAGCATTTGCACACGGGGGTCTCCTGATGCCTTGGGGGTCAGGCTGACTTGAGGGGCAGGCACAACATTAGGGCCCACCCACTCAGATGTACTGAAATTCCACCACAGGTGGTCTCAACCTGGAGGGCTAGGGACCTGTACTTAACACTAGGGGCTGGCCCTCTAGGAGGGCTTGCCCCAAGATACGGACCCCCCAACCTGCAAAAGGGGGAGGACATATTTATTTTGGGGAGAAAgtctggaggggagggagaaCTTATTAATAAAAGAATCTTTAACTTTAAATGGCTTGGAGAGTTGCAGGATCCCCAGCTTGATTCCCcagagctggagggagggagtgagtCAGTCTGCCGCGGGGGCGGGGGTGAGGCTCTGA comes from Cynocephalus volans isolate mCynVol1 chromosome 6, mCynVol1.pri, whole genome shotgun sequence and encodes:
- the CLDN6 gene encoding claudin-6, translated to MASAGLQILGIILTLLGWVNALVSCALPMWKVTAFIGNSIVVAQVVWEGLWMSCVVQSTGQMQCKVYDSLLALPQDLQAARALCVITLLVVLLGLLVYLAGAKCTTCVEDKDSKARLVLTSGIIFLISGVLTLIPICWTANAIIQDFYNPLVAEAQKRELGASLYLGWAASGLLLLGGGLLCCTCPSGGSRGSSNYMARYSVSVPHTTSRGPSEYPTKNYV
- the TNFRSF12A gene encoding tumor necrosis factor receptor superfamily member 12A, whose translation is MAQGSPPPLRRLLALGLALTLLRATAGEQAPGTAPCSRGSSWSSDLDKCMDCASCPARPHSDFCLGCATAPPTPFPLLWPILGGALSLALVLGLLSGFLVWRRCRRREKFTTPIEETGGEGCPGVALIQ